The proteins below come from a single Streptomyces sp. NBC_01276 genomic window:
- a CDS encoding TetR/AcrR family transcriptional regulator, with translation MSVQERKERERAGRERLIVATARELAEQQGWDAVTTRRLAERIEYSQPVLYGHFRGKREIIGAVALEGAAEMAAALRAAASTTDGPRARVASLARAYLGFAERNPAVYDAMFQLDGGLAFAKEDTPEPLKDAFAALLESLGEVAGDGVHPALFTEVFWASLHGLATLTRAGRLPPGDAERRVELLVDRLAVV, from the coding sequence ATGTCGGTACAGGAACGCAAGGAGCGCGAGCGGGCGGGCCGCGAGCGCCTCATCGTGGCGACGGCCCGTGAACTCGCCGAGCAGCAGGGCTGGGACGCGGTCACCACCCGCCGGCTCGCCGAGCGCATCGAGTACAGCCAGCCCGTCCTCTACGGCCACTTCCGCGGCAAGCGCGAGATCATCGGTGCCGTCGCCCTCGAAGGCGCCGCCGAGATGGCCGCGGCGCTGCGGGCCGCGGCCTCCACCACGGACGGCCCGCGCGCCCGGGTCGCCTCCCTCGCCCGCGCCTACCTCGGCTTCGCCGAACGGAACCCGGCGGTCTACGACGCCATGTTCCAGCTCGACGGCGGCCTGGCGTTCGCGAAGGAGGACACCCCGGAGCCTCTGAAGGACGCCTTCGCCGCCCTGCTGGAGAGCCTCGGCGAGGTCGCCGGGGACGGCGTCCACCCGGCGTTGTTCACCGAGGTGTTCTGGGCGTCCCTGCACGGGCTGGCGACCCTGACCCGGGCGGGACGGCTGCCGCCGGGTGACGCCGAGCGGAGGGTGGAGTTGCTCGTGGACCGGCTCGCCGTGGTCTGA
- a CDS encoding dienelactone hydrolase family protein yields the protein MTKITARTVEYPADGLTMIGYLALPAGVDRRPAVLLGPEGMGLSDVERRRADALAELGYVALAFDLHGGRYLGDPEEMLDRCMPLLADPDRMRGIGHAALDVLRAEPRTDPDRIAAVGYGTGGAIALELGRDGVDLRAIGTVNATTTGRPGEAARIRCPVWAGVGSEDPIMPPAQRNAFTAEMQAAGVDWRLAVYGGALHAFHHPTVDHPVVPGVGYHRQHAQRAWRDVVDLLAECLPVTEDLGA from the coding sequence ATGACGAAGATTACGGCGCGCACGGTCGAGTACCCGGCCGACGGTCTGACGATGATCGGGTACCTCGCGCTCCCGGCCGGTGTCGACCGCCGGCCCGCGGTGCTGCTCGGACCAGAGGGCATGGGGCTCAGCGACGTCGAGCGCCGCCGGGCCGATGCTCTCGCCGAGCTGGGGTATGTGGCGCTGGCCTTCGACCTTCACGGCGGGCGCTATTTGGGTGACCCCGAGGAGATGCTGGACCGTTGCATGCCCCTGCTCGCTGATCCCGACCGGATGCGGGGCATCGGCCACGCGGCGCTCGACGTGCTGCGCGCCGAACCGCGGACCGACCCCGACCGGATCGCCGCCGTCGGCTACGGCACCGGGGGCGCCATCGCGCTGGAACTCGGGCGCGACGGCGTCGACCTGCGCGCGATCGGGACAGTCAACGCGACCACCACGGGCCGACCGGGCGAGGCGGCGCGCATTCGCTGCCCGGTGTGGGCCGGGGTCGGGTCGGAAGACCCGATCATGCCGCCCGCGCAACGGAACGCGTTCACCGCTGAGATGCAGGCCGCGGGCGTCGACTGGCGCCTCGCGGTCTACGGCGGAGCCTTGCACGCCTTCCACCACCCGACGGTCGACCACCCCGTGGTCCCCGGCGTCGGCTACCACCGACAGCACGCGCAGCGAGCCTGGCGCGACGTCGTCGACCTGCTCGCCGAGTGCCTGCCCGTGACGGAGGACCTGGGGGCATGA
- a CDS encoding GNAT family N-acetyltransferase, giving the protein MTEIRLHLSVRGLTDADLPACGWAGSPKHVRELVHQIRRAEAGEIDYLAVCTPVGLPVAVGGIDYTVKPGAGTLWQLGVHPALQSCGIGTLLIRSAEQRIGARGLTRAELGVEEGNPRARALYERLGYRAFGRELDSWDTEAEDGSLQRYETVCTLMRKDLT; this is encoded by the coding sequence ATGACCGAGATCAGGCTGCACCTGTCGGTGCGCGGCCTCACCGACGCGGACCTGCCCGCCTGCGGCTGGGCCGGCTCCCCCAAGCACGTGCGCGAGCTCGTCCACCAGATCCGCCGCGCCGAGGCGGGCGAGATCGACTACCTGGCGGTGTGCACGCCGGTCGGGCTCCCGGTGGCGGTCGGCGGCATCGACTACACGGTCAAGCCCGGCGCCGGCACGCTCTGGCAACTCGGCGTCCACCCGGCCCTGCAGTCCTGCGGGATCGGCACGCTGCTGATCCGCTCCGCAGAGCAGCGGATCGGCGCCCGGGGCCTGACCCGCGCCGAACTCGGCGTCGAGGAGGGCAACCCGCGCGCCCGCGCCCTCTACGAACGCCTGGGCTACCGCGCCTTCGGCCGCGAGCTCGACTCCTGGGACACGGAGGCCGAGGACGGCTCGCTCCAGCGGTACGAGACGGTGTGCACGCTGATGCGCAAGGACTTGACGTGA
- a CDS encoding alpha/beta fold hydrolase: MPVAHVNGTGLSYEDHGAGRPLVFLHGWGTSGRVWDAQTADLGRDHRVITVDWRGCGRSERPTTGYTIADVTHDTLEFLDALELDAPVLIGSSIAGAFVLEAALAAPRRIGAVIPVDAGVHHFAADGMREAMAELLAGLRTDRARALAAFVPHWYRPGTDRAVIDRTVRRLLDSTPLIDRLVADQADYDPRPRLGGIRVPVHFLHGERDTEVPPEVPRECAALIPGARLTVIEDAGHMSQQDQPERFNAALRAALASVPVILPGDGSSARG; this comes from the coding sequence ATGCCGGTCGCGCACGTCAACGGAACCGGCCTCTCCTACGAGGACCACGGCGCCGGACGCCCCCTGGTCTTCCTGCACGGCTGGGGCACCAGTGGCCGCGTGTGGGACGCACAGACCGCCGACCTGGGCCGCGACCACCGCGTGATCACCGTCGACTGGCGCGGGTGCGGCCGGTCCGAGCGGCCCACGACCGGTTACACCATCGCCGATGTCACCCACGACACCCTGGAGTTCCTGGACGCGCTGGAACTCGATGCGCCGGTGCTGATCGGCTCGTCGATCGCCGGGGCGTTCGTACTGGAGGCCGCGCTGGCGGCGCCGCGGCGGATCGGTGCCGTGATCCCGGTCGACGCGGGGGTGCACCACTTCGCGGCGGACGGCATGCGGGAGGCGATGGCCGAACTGCTGGCCGGCCTGCGGACGGACCGGGCCCGCGCGCTGGCCGCCTTCGTGCCGCACTGGTACCGGCCTGGGACGGACAGGGCCGTGATCGACCGGACGGTACGCCGGCTCCTGGACTCCACCCCCCTCATCGACCGGCTCGTTGCCGACCAGGCGGACTACGACCCGCGCCCCCGCCTGGGCGGGATCCGGGTGCCGGTCCACTTCCTCCACGGCGAACGGGACACCGAGGTCCCGCCGGAGGTGCCGCGGGAGTGCGCGGCACTGATCCCGGGGGCCCGGCTCACCGTGATCGAGGACGCGGGCCACATGTCCCAGCAGGACCAGCCCGAGCGCTTCAACGCGGCGCTGCGCGCCGCCCTCGCATCGGTGCCGGTCATTCTTCCGGGGGACGGTTCGTCGGCTCGGGGATGA
- a CDS encoding DUF1772 domain-containing protein, whose amino-acid sequence MLHALEVFTTVAVGVMVGVEFSVAFFVNPILDGLPGDNGLRGRTHGARLLGAVMPFWYIGSLVLAAVWAVAGRDHHGAGLVVTAAALLILSVVMSILLLVPINNRVKTWTADGLPADWKQQMNRWDRFHYVRVAVIIAAFTLLVTALA is encoded by the coding sequence ATGCTCCATGCACTTGAGGTCTTCACCACCGTGGCGGTCGGCGTGATGGTGGGAGTGGAGTTCTCCGTCGCCTTCTTCGTCAACCCGATCCTCGACGGCCTCCCCGGGGACAACGGCCTGCGCGGCCGCACCCACGGGGCCCGGCTGCTGGGCGCCGTGATGCCGTTCTGGTACATCGGCTCGCTCGTCCTCGCCGCCGTCTGGGCCGTCGCCGGACGCGACCACCACGGCGCCGGCCTCGTCGTCACCGCCGCCGCGTTGCTGATCCTCAGTGTGGTCATGTCGATCCTGCTGCTCGTCCCGATCAACAACCGGGTCAAGACGTGGACCGCCGACGGCCTGCCGGCCGACTGGAAGCAGCAGATGAACCGCTGGGACCGCTTCCACTACGTCCGGGTCGCCGTGATCATCGCGGCCTTCACCCTGCTGGTCACCGCCCTCGCCTGA
- a CDS encoding class I SAM-dependent methyltransferase — protein sequence MTASASGPAPLTATYDRIGIGYQNIRRADPRLAALIHRSLGGARTVVNIGAGTGSYEPEDIEVTAVDPSQVMLDQHPGSRKVLAGAEDLPFEDGAFDAAMAVMTVQHWPDLRRGLAEMRRVSRRQVLFTFDPYHLPELWLIEDYLPELREFEQARFTPLSTVVEALEAHTVLPFPIPHDFTDGFQIAYWRRPEHFLDPVVRQASSTFAQMPASVVEPAIERLRADLASGAWHRRHADLLGQDSVDYGYRVLIAGR from the coding sequence ATGACTGCTTCTGCTTCGGGACCGGCTCCGTTGACGGCGACGTACGACCGCATCGGGATCGGGTACCAGAACATCCGCCGGGCCGATCCCCGCCTGGCCGCCCTGATTCACCGGTCGCTGGGCGGGGCTCGCACGGTCGTCAACATTGGCGCGGGTACCGGCTCCTACGAGCCGGAGGACATCGAGGTCACCGCCGTCGACCCGTCACAGGTGATGCTCGATCAGCATCCGGGCAGCAGGAAGGTCCTGGCCGGAGCGGAGGACCTGCCCTTCGAGGACGGCGCGTTCGATGCCGCGATGGCGGTGATGACGGTGCAGCACTGGCCCGACCTGCGGCGTGGACTCGCCGAGATGCGCCGGGTCTCTCGTCGGCAGGTCCTCTTCACCTTCGATCCGTACCATCTGCCCGAGCTGTGGCTGATCGAGGATTACCTTCCGGAGCTCCGCGAGTTCGAACAGGCCCGCTTCACACCCCTGTCCACCGTGGTGGAAGCACTGGAAGCGCACACGGTGCTTCCCTTCCCCATCCCGCACGACTTCACCGACGGCTTCCAGATCGCGTACTGGCGGCGTCCGGAGCACTTCCTGGATCCCGTTGTCCGACAGGCGAGTTCCACCTTCGCCCAGATGCCCGCGTCGGTGGTCGAGCCGGCGATCGAGCGGCTGCGCGCGGACCTGGCTTCGGGGGCCTGGCACCGCCGACATGCCGACCTGCTGGGGCAGGACTCTGTCGACTACGGCTATCGCGTGCTCATCGCGGGGCGGTGA
- a CDS encoding TetR-like C-terminal domain-containing protein, protein MAAAAEASTTAVYSLFGGKDGLIGAVRDRAVAGLFQDLSAVRTSADPLADLYALAVAYRCWGRGHSHLYTVLFGGVQSFDPSGEVGAGDPIRPLLAAIDRALAASVLVGEATSIALSVWATLHGLVTLELAGALDAVTAEAAFRSTIHATLRGWTTPDDTFGVPRPSPSRTGVLRGRAEPV, encoded by the coding sequence GTGGCCGCTGCCGCCGAGGCGTCGACGACGGCGGTGTATTCCTTGTTCGGCGGCAAGGACGGGCTGATCGGTGCGGTGCGCGACAGGGCCGTCGCCGGCCTGTTCCAGGACCTGTCGGCGGTACGGACCTCCGCGGATCCTCTCGCCGACCTCTACGCGCTGGCCGTCGCCTACCGCTGCTGGGGGCGCGGACACAGTCACCTGTACACGGTGCTGTTCGGTGGCGTGCAGTCCTTCGACCCGTCGGGGGAGGTCGGAGCCGGTGATCCGATCCGTCCGCTCCTCGCGGCGATCGACCGCGCGCTGGCGGCGTCCGTCCTCGTCGGCGAGGCGACGTCGATCGCCCTGTCGGTCTGGGCCACCCTGCACGGGCTCGTGACCCTCGAACTGGCCGGTGCCCTCGACGCCGTCACGGCCGAGGCCGCATTCCGATCGACGATTCACGCCACGTTGCGCGGATGGACGACGCCCGACGACACCTTCGGTGTTCCGCGGCCTTCGCCAAGCCGAACCGGCGTCCTGAGAGGACGTGCCGAGCCGGTATGA
- a CDS encoding CHAT domain-containing protein, which translates to MPWSSDTRDSVLAGRTHYNVAMTLYDVRDRLTPDQTGAAGDLAFDEVYLAACYYLARSRHLPEEQREWNLNATRFLFDVVHAVRPELVPEHLRELHERDPRGVAPVYEIVHAVGVALFLGSVEEGHEQGITASTVCLLWARQEAEGTPSEPHITFNLGSAVLAMAGVAGEPGKYRRAGLDHMRRALAALPDGDPFRPGMLAGLRQALAEEPPAEHPDGSPEAEVSAYMRDGSRERLDRAVDMLRAAVDAPRAEEPYRSRRRAELGQVLRMRFELIGEIADLDASIAVLENVLGTTPDNAGLDDETLAATSSFLGLARLDRYQTFGQAADLEAAAEAVHHPAGARAAASPHHAQRLTNRAAVLTARFGRHHDLADITQAIDDLTFAVSATPPSQHDHPVMAVKLAVALSERGTHTEEPGDLHAAERLLRPLAGDPSDAGPNQLMARLELGHVLHARARLLGDIEDLADAVDQYEATALAPAQDIRSRLHCAALWGMGAAELGALERSRTAFDLALSDLVPKLTGRALGRESQEARLRELPSLATVAAAVSIRAGEVREALVRLEQGRGVLLAQALELRGRHDDLRVADSGLADRFERVCAELVASHRSPRQRRKSAGDFDSLVEEIRALTDFEDFQQPPAWQKLREAAAQGPVVVINVSPPACFALLLTPSTDGGAVTLDHLPLQVTADDIAARAEAFHTAVAALVDRATPGPERYLQDRAMKDTLRWLGVHIAGPVLDRLGLRGNPRPGDPLPRLWWCPTGVLSLLPLHAALLDQDGAYVQDRVVSSYVPTLGSLLHARSRPAPSPDRASLLTVAVDAAGQAYPRLAALDDELKAASGMPGRRQRLRDTEATPDAVLAALRTHTHAHLACHGVRDPGDPSHSRLLLSGGELTLRALATERLPNAEFAYLSACHSAAAGEELADEVISVASAFQLCGYRHVIGSLWTVQDAMGPLLARAVYRNLAAPDGPGPAYALHRAVAELRAHGDYDDPLFWASVIHSGP; encoded by the coding sequence GTGCCGTGGTCGTCCGACACGCGCGACAGCGTGCTGGCCGGCCGCACGCACTACAACGTCGCCATGACGCTCTACGACGTGCGCGACCGGCTGACGCCGGACCAGACCGGCGCGGCCGGGGACCTCGCCTTCGACGAGGTCTACCTGGCCGCCTGCTACTACCTCGCCCGGTCCCGCCACCTGCCCGAGGAGCAGCGCGAGTGGAACCTGAACGCCACCCGGTTCCTCTTCGACGTCGTGCACGCGGTCCGGCCCGAGCTCGTGCCCGAGCACCTGCGCGAGCTGCACGAGCGGGATCCGCGGGGAGTGGCTCCCGTGTACGAGATCGTGCACGCCGTGGGCGTCGCCCTGTTCCTGGGCAGCGTCGAGGAGGGCCACGAGCAAGGCATCACCGCGTCCACCGTGTGCCTCCTCTGGGCGCGGCAGGAGGCCGAGGGCACGCCGTCCGAGCCCCACATCACCTTCAACCTGGGCTCGGCCGTACTGGCGATGGCCGGTGTCGCCGGCGAGCCGGGGAAGTACCGGCGGGCGGGGCTCGACCACATGCGCCGGGCCCTCGCCGCCCTGCCCGACGGCGACCCCTTCCGCCCCGGGATGCTGGCCGGGCTCAGGCAGGCGCTGGCCGAAGAGCCGCCGGCCGAGCATCCGGACGGCAGCCCGGAAGCCGAGGTCAGCGCATACATGCGGGACGGCAGCCGGGAGCGGCTCGACCGGGCCGTCGACATGCTGCGCGCGGCCGTCGACGCGCCGCGGGCAGAAGAGCCGTACCGCAGCCGGCGCCGCGCCGAACTGGGGCAGGTACTGCGGATGCGCTTCGAGCTCATCGGCGAGATCGCCGACCTCGACGCGTCGATCGCCGTCCTCGAAAACGTTCTCGGGACCACCCCCGACAACGCAGGGTTGGACGACGAGACGCTTGCCGCGACGTCCTCCTTCCTGGGCCTGGCCCGTCTGGACCGGTACCAGACCTTCGGGCAGGCCGCCGACCTCGAAGCCGCCGCGGAAGCCGTCCACCATCCCGCCGGCGCACGGGCGGCCGCCTCTCCCCACCACGCCCAGCGGCTCACCAACCGGGCCGCGGTCCTGACCGCACGGTTCGGCCGCCACCACGACCTCGCCGACATCACGCAGGCCATCGACGATCTGACGTTCGCGGTGTCGGCCACACCGCCGTCCCAGCACGACCACCCCGTGATGGCGGTCAAGCTGGCCGTGGCCCTGTCGGAACGCGGGACGCACACCGAGGAGCCCGGCGACCTCCACGCGGCCGAGAGGCTTCTCAGGCCGCTCGCCGGGGACCCTTCGGACGCCGGCCCCAACCAGCTGATGGCCCGGCTGGAACTGGGGCACGTCCTGCACGCACGGGCCCGGCTACTGGGCGACATCGAGGACCTGGCCGACGCGGTCGACCAGTACGAGGCCACCGCGCTGGCGCCCGCCCAGGACATCCGCAGTCGGCTGCACTGCGCCGCCCTGTGGGGCATGGGAGCCGCCGAACTGGGCGCCCTGGAAAGGTCCCGCACCGCCTTCGACCTGGCGCTGAGCGATCTCGTGCCCAAGCTGACAGGCCGTGCGCTCGGCCGTGAGTCGCAGGAAGCACGGTTGCGCGAGCTGCCTTCCCTCGCCACCGTGGCCGCGGCCGTATCGATCAGGGCCGGAGAGGTGCGGGAGGCGCTCGTCCGGCTGGAACAGGGACGTGGCGTCCTGCTGGCCCAGGCACTGGAGCTGCGCGGCCGGCACGACGACCTCAGGGTTGCGGACTCCGGGCTCGCCGACCGCTTCGAGCGGGTCTGCGCCGAGCTGGTGGCATCACACCGCAGCCCACGGCAGCGCCGGAAGTCGGCGGGCGACTTCGACTCGCTGGTGGAGGAGATCCGGGCCCTGACCGACTTCGAGGATTTCCAACAGCCTCCCGCCTGGCAGAAGTTGCGCGAGGCGGCGGCGCAGGGGCCGGTCGTCGTGATCAATGTGTCGCCGCCGGCCTGCTTCGCCCTGCTGCTGACTCCCTCCACCGACGGCGGCGCGGTGACCCTGGACCATCTGCCACTGCAGGTCACGGCGGACGACATCGCCGCCCGTGCCGAGGCCTTCCACACCGCCGTCGCCGCGCTCGTCGACCGGGCGACCCCCGGCCCGGAGCGCTACCTGCAGGACCGCGCCATGAAGGACACCCTGCGATGGCTGGGCGTACACATCGCCGGCCCCGTCCTCGACCGGCTGGGCCTCAGGGGGAACCCGCGCCCCGGCGACCCCCTGCCACGGCTGTGGTGGTGCCCGACGGGGGTGCTGTCCCTGCTGCCGCTGCACGCGGCCCTCCTCGACCAGGACGGCGCGTACGTCCAGGACCGGGTCGTCTCCTCGTACGTCCCGACCCTCGGCTCCCTGCTGCACGCGCGCTCCCGGCCGGCCCCGTCCCCCGACCGGGCCTCGCTCCTGACCGTCGCCGTCGACGCCGCCGGTCAGGCGTACCCGCGCCTGGCAGCCCTGGACGACGAGCTGAAGGCGGCGAGCGGAATGCCGGGGCGCCGACAGCGGCTGCGGGACACCGAGGCCACACCCGACGCCGTGCTCGCCGCGCTGCGCACGCACACCCACGCCCACCTGGCCTGTCACGGCGTACGGGACCCGGGCGACCCCTCGCACAGCCGGCTCCTGCTGTCCGGCGGCGAGCTGACCCTGCGCGCACTGGCCACCGAGCGGCTGCCGAACGCGGAGTTCGCGTACCTGTCCGCCTGCCACAGCGCGGCCGCCGGGGAGGAGCTGGCCGACGAAGTCATCTCCGTGGCATCCGCGTTCCAGCTGTGCGGCTACCGGCACGTGATCGGAAGCCTGTGGACGGTCCAGGACGCCATGGGGCCGCTCCTGGCCCGCGCGGTCTACCGGAACCTCGCGGCACCGGACGGCCCCGGGCCGGCGTACGCCCTGCACCGGGCGGTCGCCGAGCTGCGCGCCCACGGCGACTACGACGACCCGCTGTTCTGGGCGTCGGTCATCCACAGCGGACCGTGA
- a CDS encoding competence protein CoiA family protein: MAFRAVHAEWGTVFAHLPDLGCGQAWEAVWKVRPAAPISCAECGHSMYAKTSERGLRFFAHAPHAPDCEIARQGESEAHHLLKLELAGAARQAGAHVELEVRAPDGSWRADVLAGDPAGTWHMALEAQLSPITAAEITGRTERMDAHDVTCCWFSDRPRPPWLGAVPSVRLVAAEGGIAVAEGLVKFTGSAWEPAPQVPLADFLRWVFTCRIGPHPPRARLRHPQRQLAQVWTAPQYIAAEDVYLWQEEERQRQDEEKRARLREKAARRRADIDRKNAASRRAALERAASAEAYVRRTDLGPTGQALHEKLMRRPGVDGAIRYLAREHQVPVTVGMSAAELRWGGGTPLIGPDGTPVAVLSPVPRLVRGEAFRLLAGMLLLFETAAEQQRFDRSTRRRKVPVDGWRMEHLRAAPTAPADTADTAVVPAPRKAGPGRPRPTGGPCSCADPELTAVILGQIHPAEPARQMTPASAVYTASCRSCGGTYDRPWRRRTT, from the coding sequence ATGGCGTTCCGGGCCGTGCACGCCGAGTGGGGAACCGTGTTCGCGCACCTGCCGGATCTGGGGTGCGGGCAGGCGTGGGAGGCGGTGTGGAAGGTCAGGCCGGCGGCGCCGATCTCCTGTGCCGAGTGCGGGCATTCGATGTACGCGAAGACCTCCGAGCGGGGCCTGCGGTTCTTCGCGCACGCGCCGCACGCCCCCGACTGCGAGATCGCCCGCCAGGGCGAGTCCGAGGCCCACCACCTCCTCAAGCTGGAGCTGGCCGGCGCGGCCCGGCAGGCCGGAGCACACGTCGAGTTGGAGGTCCGGGCGCCGGACGGCTCCTGGCGGGCCGACGTACTGGCCGGCGATCCGGCCGGAACGTGGCACATGGCCCTGGAAGCCCAGCTCTCTCCGATCACCGCTGCGGAGATCACAGGCCGCACGGAGCGGATGGACGCACATGACGTGACCTGCTGCTGGTTCAGCGACCGTCCCCGCCCGCCCTGGCTCGGCGCGGTCCCCTCGGTCCGGCTGGTCGCTGCGGAGGGCGGCATCGCGGTCGCCGAGGGCCTGGTGAAGTTCACCGGTTCCGCCTGGGAGCCGGCACCCCAGGTACCCCTCGCCGACTTCCTGCGCTGGGTGTTCACCTGCCGGATCGGCCCGCACCCCCCGCGGGCGCGGCTGCGCCATCCGCAGCGGCAGCTCGCCCAGGTCTGGACGGCTCCGCAGTACATCGCCGCCGAGGACGTCTACCTGTGGCAGGAAGAGGAGCGGCAGCGCCAGGACGAGGAGAAGCGGGCGCGGCTCAGGGAGAAGGCGGCGCGCAGGCGGGCCGACATCGACCGGAAGAACGCCGCCTCGCGCCGGGCCGCGCTGGAGCGGGCGGCGTCCGCCGAGGCGTACGTACGCCGGACGGACCTCGGGCCCACCGGGCAGGCGCTGCACGAGAAGCTGATGCGCCGGCCGGGCGTGGACGGGGCGATCCGGTACCTGGCCCGTGAACACCAGGTCCCGGTGACGGTCGGGATGAGCGCTGCCGAGCTGCGGTGGGGCGGTGGGACACCCCTGATCGGCCCGGACGGCACCCCGGTCGCGGTGCTGTCCCCGGTGCCACGACTCGTACGAGGGGAGGCGTTCCGGCTGCTGGCGGGGATGCTGCTGCTGTTCGAAACCGCCGCCGAGCAGCAGCGTTTCGACCGCAGCACCCGCCGCCGCAAGGTCCCCGTCGACGGCTGGCGGATGGAGCACCTCCGGGCGGCGCCCACAGCTCCCGCGGACACGGCGGACACGGCGGTGGTACCCGCGCCCCGGAAGGCGGGTCCAGGCCGGCCGCGTCCGACGGGCGGGCCGTGCTCCTGCGCGGACCCGGAGCTGACCGCGGTCATCCTGGGCCAGATCCACCCGGCGGAGCCCGCCCGGCAGATGACCCCCGCCAGCGCCGTCTACACCGCCTCCTGCCGTTCCTGCGGGGGCACCTACGACAGGCCCTGGCGCCGCCGCACCACCTGA